Below is a window of Impatiens glandulifera chromosome 2, dImpGla2.1, whole genome shotgun sequence DNA.
AATCTGCTAATTTTGTccaattaaacaaaatttcatGAATAGAGATACTTTTAGATTCATAATCTTCGACTCCTTCATATGTATGTATGATAATCCGGatctaaaaaattatgttgggggtgggcttaaaaatacatttagaatagattaaaaaatttaacaacatAAATTTGACTATTTAACTATGAATTAaagaatcaaatttaaataaattaaaaacataaaattaggGTTATAtcgtaaaatatatatttggataaaatatatatttggaatGAACTCCTTAACATAAATCCGACGTGTGTGgttaactatttcaaaaataaaatttattaaaaaatattattttaatataaacaaaataaaaataataacttgtaaataaaaaataccatAAATTGTAAAGACACCATCAAATCCTATCAAAcaaaccttaaaaaaaattatcaaaacaaccCCATAATCAAATAAACCTGTAACATATCTGATATCTCTGATGcctaacattatattatatgcCTACAAAGTagtaaagaatatatatatatatgtatgtatccGTCCTGATGATAATATAACTGtacaatttgaatatatttgagaaatgaaaaacaaataacatattAAAGGTCTCACCTAAGCAATTGGCATTTGCCAAATTATTCATGACTGATTAATTTCAATACTAGTGAGAGGCAAAGAGCTGTCTTCACTCTGAAAAGAAGTAATCTCATACTCCAACGGTTCCTGCCCAGAAGAAAAGAATGATAAGGGTTTGGGTGGCATTTCAATGGCTTCCATATTGGCCAATAACATTTCTACAACCCTTGTCATAGATGGTCTATGTCTTGGATTTATTTGAATACACCATAATCCAACCATTGCAATCTTCTTCCTAATCACCatatcttcttcctcttcctcatcAAGCTCCACAATATTCTCTTTCTCATTCTCCATGATAAGTAGTTTCTCATATACCCAATTCGGAAAGTAGTCATTGCTAGAACTACCCTCCTCTTGTTGAAGATCAATGGGCCGGTCTTTTGCACCTGCCATTTCTAGCAACAACATTCCAAAACTGTAAACATCAGATTTATCAGAGGGCTTACCAAAGTTCCTCATGAATATCTCTGGAGCAATGTAACCTATAGTCCCTTTAGCACCCCCTGGCATGGTTATGGCACTCCGGTTTCTTGAATAAGTCATGGCCAGGCCGAAATCAAATATCTTAGGACTGAAGTTGTGATCCAACAATATGTTTTGAGGCTTTATGTCTAAATGCAAGATCCTCACATCACAACCTATGTGTAAGTACTCAATCCCATGTGCTATTCCAGTTGCAATTTCAAGAAGCTTTCTTGGTCTTATTGGACCGATAGACCCACCTAACAAGTCCCCAACTGATCCGTTAGACATGAACTCATACACGAGAGCTTGATTCGATCCATCCCAAGAAAATCCCAGAAGTCGAATGATGTTGAAATGGCGAATCATGCTGATGGTAGTTATTTCATTTAGGAAATCACTGCGGTCATGATCTCCTACATAGTTTTTCAACATCTTTACAGCAATTGGCGTTCCATCTCGAAATGTGCCTTTGAATACACTTCCAAAGCCTCCCTTTCCGAGTTTCTCTTTGAATCCGTCGGTCATTTTATTCAAATCGTTGTAAGTGTAGCTTCTCAGTACGGTGGATTGATATGTCTTTATGAATTCTCTTGCCTTTCTCTTAACTTCTACTTTTGCTTGTTTCTGTCTCCCGGAATAGAGTGAACACCGCATTACTAGAGCTTTCCTAAGCTTATTATTGAGTAGTAAAAGAGATACTATTGTCAATATGCTTCCAGCAGCAATACCTTTTTATAAAGTGACAGGATGTAAAAATTAGAGAGATGGGATATAATCATAATGTATCTAAAACATTTAGAAAGTATGgaaatatttagaaatttagACTTAATGTTGGAATTGATGAGTCAttaatatcaaaaaaaataattgcgtaaatgtcatatttgatataagttcaaataatgtgatctaatatTAAATTGGGTGTAATATAAAGTGAAGATATCTAAAgtgatatttctaattttatgaaagaattaatttataaatatataaatcaaaataactaaCAAGTTTTTATTTCTAACAGCTTAGAATCATTCTATTATAAGGAAATAGAAGTttcaagaaatatttttattataaagaaatagaagataatgaataaggatacaattttaatttctcacaaataaattatgatataaataattctaacaaatagtataaaaatcgtcctaattaattttttttttgttgagaatATACATAATTGTTTAGATATATAGGTATGTATATGTGTTTTAATTTTGTGACTATACATTAAGAATCCaagatatttgaattatcttgGACTAATTAATCAATTATGATTAATCCCAAAATTCCTAAATTTAGggatattttgtttcttttaggAATGTTATATAtgcattaacaaaataaatatgtatatatattaacttttcaaataattatcataatataaaagtttattatgttatttgatAAACAATTTCTAAgtaattatcattaaaataatttaggatatttatattctctcattaaaaattaaaaaatgataatatatatatatatatatatatatatatttatatatattatcaattaaagagagaattaatgagtaaataattaaattaagaaaatatttgattgttttACACCATTATGGtctaacattttaataaatttagaattaataaaagataaatttaagtTTACATGAATTGGGCTATGTTGAAATTTTATTAAGTAAATcttgaagatttattatttattttatttttattatataagttGTAGTATATTAAGTATGTtcctttattttgtttaataaaaggtggacattacaaatttcaaattcaaaaattaagatttggtttacattaaaattttattttttataataaaataaaataaatatttttttggtaaacTCAAACTacaataatatgacatttaaattcacattaatgatattattgttcattatttagATTGCATTGATTGTTATAAATAATCATCAAAGTGATAATATTTGTTGAaattgattcaagaaaattttgaatggtaGTGTTGTGTATTTCATGTGATGATATTATTTGGTCCAAAaactgataattaattgacaaattgtataaatatttttgatggtaaatatttataattattcttaGCCTCTCCGAAGTAGATATTCTTAGTCTCTCCGAAGCCTGGTTCAAGCTTGACAGGCGGAAAATTATGCAcatagttaaatggttaagtgtgtttgcgggttatgtgCTTAATCCGttgtttcatcttttttataattataaagtcttatttatgtgaataattaattcatctaaagataaattgattatttgacatgtcttatgCAATTCATATTATTGTCCAAAGGCTTAATGTTGCATTAGATATTTTGAgatgagataaattattaatcgaatttagttgttacttaagtttataaatgtgagcaGTTACTTTATTAAGAGCTATAAAtctttattatgtcaagttaaagataattattttttagatgagactacaatatattttttgaggatattgagtttgaggagagaaataattttatctttaaagattatttagatcaataatttcttttgaGGAAAATTTGATTCATATCTCAAATTCTTTTTATACATTAATAagaattttattcatattgatGTTAAAGTTCaaaaaatcaagagtaacaagacaatGTTGATAAAATTCATTAAGTAATCACCTCTTCTAGCCAAACAACACTAAGAGGTgaatactaaccctaagtttcTGGGTTCGATTCCGTCATTCAACAAGTTCCGCGCCTGGttaattaaatggttaaatgtgtttgtgggctacatacttaatccgttatCCCATCTTTATCcactcttctagcctagcggcaacaagAGGCAAATATTCACCCTAAagtcttgggttcgagcccgtcaagCGACACATTTTGCGcatagttaaatgattaaatgtgTTTACGGGCTACTTGCTTCATCcgttaaaaaaatacattaagtacaaactcaaaaATTTCTAAATCAAGTGTCTTTGTGAAAATCTAGTTTCATCGAATGACTTTTTAAGGACAATTTATGGCActcgttgcatattttgatatggagcttcaccaaaATAGATGTTAAAGAGCTTCTCAATggagacattgaaaaacaatttagtGCAACGAGAAAACTGATggaaaaatgtatttttcaaaacataatacTTTCCCAATAAACTGAGTATAAGAAATGATCAAAACACCATGAAATCAAAACGACAATGCAAGACAATTTTTAGCGTGAAAAAACTCTCCAAATCGAGTGTAAAACTACAAGACCAATACATGCCACTTAACAATCCACTATCATcaacaaggttacaaacagggaTTTACTCTAGTTTAATCAAACTAGAGTCACTAATCAATTGCTTCAAGATTACACAACAATCTTGACAAATAGTGACAAAGAACAAGATCAACCAACCATACAAATTCTGTAGTTTTGGTTTTCTGTTGAAATGACTTAAAAGCCTCAAAATATAGATCTTCACCATTCATAACGTAGCCTCAGAAATAACCAACAAGTTATCAACGTTTGAAATCGATCAAATAGTGAAAACTCTGACAAGCGAAAATCTTCTCTAGCAGCTACCCCAAACCCCTAATATGTTTTACTTTACTCTCTCTCTTGTTATTATCACAAAACCCAAAAAAACTTAAATCATAATACAATGTCCtttcacattatatatcatgGGACTAAATAAAGTCCATACCAAGTTGGGTCTCACCAACTAGGAGGacaaaacccaacaaactccACCGACCGACTAGTAGGAGGGCAATGTCAACCTGACAACTGAGCGACAAAATTCAAACTTATTTCGTGACAACACATTTGTCATCATATTTGATCCATTATCATTTATATGAATCTTTTCGAGTTTTAATATCTTATCATCCAAAGCATCATGAATCTAGTGATAACAGACTTCAATGTGTTTCAACTTTGAGTGAAATGAAGAATTATTGGCAATATGAATTGTATtttgattatcacaaaataagACATACCATTCTTGTTTCAACTCAAGTTCCGTTGTGAATATTTTCAACCACAATAACTCTTTTGTTGCCTCCACATTAGCTGTAAGCTCGACCTCGGTAGTAGAAAGAATAACACACTTTTACAATTTAGATTGTCAAGCCAAGACTCCCCCAACAAAACTCACCATATATCCTAATGTAGATTTTCGTTTATCCAAGCTTCTAGCCAAATCCGAATTAGTATATCTAATCAACATAGGCTTCTCAAATCCAAAGTTAGTTGAAGATTCGTTGTTCCCCGGAGATATCTCATAATCCACTTCATGACTTCCCAATGATGTCTTccctaatttaataaatatctaCTCACTAAACCAACAATGTGCGCTATATTGGGTCTAGTACAAACCATAACGTACATAAGGCTACAAACTGCTAAAGAATATGAAATGTTCTTCATAGACAATTTCTCATCATCAATAGAAGGACAACCATTATAACTAATCTTAAAGTGAGAAGCTAAAAGAATACTCACTACTTTACCTTTGTCCATATTGAAGCGTCGAAGAAATTTCTTAATGTACATATCTTGtgacaaatataattttctgGTATCTTGGTTAGGGATAATTCGAATCCCAAAAATTTGACGTGCTAGTCTCAATTTTTTTATGGAAAATGATTTACTCAAAGTCTCTTTTAGCTCactgtttttaaaaatatttgttccaACAATTagcatatcatctacatagaacagaagaataataaaattatcattagaGAATTTCGTACAAAAACGCAATGATTGGTCTTGTTCTCTTATACTCATGTTCAACCATAATTGAACCGAACTTCTAATACCATTGCCGCGAtacttgtttcaaaccgtaaagacTCTTCACTAATTTGCAAACATAGAATTCTTTCATTTTGTCTTGAAAACCCTCTAGTTGCTCCATGTATACCTCTTCTTCTAAATCTCCATAAAGAAATATTGTTTTCACATATATTTGTTCAACCTCTAGATTAAGGCTAGCGACTAAACTAATAACCACATGGATATATTGCATTTTTACCACATGAGCAAAATCTCACCAAAGtctatacatttttttttgcgAGAATCCTTTTATAACCAACTGAGCCTTATATCCATGCTATGAAGTATGTTAATCTTGATTCAACCGATAAAGtcattcattcttcaaagtcttcaTGCCCTTTGACAACTTTGTTAGCTCAAAAGTGTTATTCACATGAAGAGAttgcatattatttttatggcATCCAtccatttcttttttattttcactttccaATGTTTCTTGAAAATCCTCAAGTTCTCCACCAATGAAATAAACATACTAATTTGCTGAGTAACTAAAGGATGTCTCTCTCGAGAAAACCATATTGGTTCATTAGAAGACATGGATTCATCAATATTTTCATTCCCTCCATCATTTTCATTTCAGTATTAGCTTCAATGCTAAAGCCAACATCAATAAAATCATTAGTACGAGTCTAATACATACCACTTAACAATCTACTATCATAAAAAAGTTACAAACATGGGTTCACTCTAGTTATAACTAAACTAGAGTCACTAATCAATTGCATCAAGATCACACAATAATCTTGgcaaataacaacaaaaaacAAGATCAATCAACCATACTAATTCTGCAATTCTGGTTTGCTATTGGAAGGACTTAGAAACCTCATAATACATATATTCATCGTTTAGAACGTAGCCCCAGAAAAAACTAATAAGTTATCAATGTTTGAAGTCGATCAAACAATGCAAACTATGACAAACATAAATCTTCTTCAGCTGCTACCCCAAACCCCTAAATCTGTTTTGCTCTGTTCTCTCTTAATTTGTTATCACAAAACccaaaacctaaataaaaatacaattttccTTCACATTATATAATGTGGGCCTAAATAAAGCTAATACCAAATTGGGTCTCTCCAACTAGGAGGACAAAACccaacaacctcaaaatcaagtgtctttgCGACAATCTAGTTTAATCGAATGACTCTTTAAGGACAATTTATGGCActcgttgcatattttgatatggagattcaccaaaataaatgttaaagaGGTTTCAATggagacattgaaaaacaatttggtgcAACGAGAAAATTTTTGTGTCGAGAGACCAATTAATAtggttttcaaattaaaaaaaataatatatagactTAAAGAAGTGTCTCGTCAATGGTACcacaaatttcacaaaataataattctcacTTTTAGatttgaggtgaatttaatcGATGATTTGTGTATCACGAGTTCAAAGGAAGTAAACAcatatttatggttttatatgtGGACGATATTTTATTTGCCACAAATTTTGTTTGACATTAAGTGACctaagatatttgaaaagaactaagaattaaatgTTCACCTATAGGAGGTCGGatagtcttgagatcattgggTATTATGACTTCGACCTTATGGGATGCAAAACAGTATGAAATCCACTTCGAGTTAAACTTTTCACTAGCTGATTTAGTTGTTTCTTGAAGAAGTGTCAACAAACACTTACGACTTCATCCATTATTGCAGCAGAATTTGTGACATGTTATTAGGTATCAAATTAGGTGATACGGACATCAAGTTTCTtgttatgaaagaaatgatacaaaatgaatagatttctataaaatatttatgtacaaactctatggttatgGACTCCTTGACAATGAGTTTATCGCCTAAGTGTTTTCCATTATAATATTACTCGTATGAGGTCGTAGAGATCGACGATCTCTAACTTTAGCGGGAGTTTGTAGTTTGGTTGTCTttcagtttaattattttatagatatttatgaagtttttattataataaattaagtattatttagtTCATTacacattatataattatgtttaaaatatgatCTCACTAAAATAAGTATGACcaattgaaaattgacatgaaaagatcaccgtgcattaaatttgtattcctcacattcatgatatgttTGTCAATTAACTGTATTGATTTTGTGATCACTGTTGGATTTAGTTGTGATTAATAGAGTGTTCATCAGTTTgatttcgggttattcgagttacTCAATTcgggttcttcgaatttttattttttttaaacaaattcgaAAACTGAACCGAATATTAAAACTtgaattcattttatttgaatttggtgaATTCAAATTCATTCGGATATTCGATTTataccaaatattgaacacacTTACACAATTATActatttattacaataattacaCTTGCAATTTTTTTTACCTTCACTAGGGGCttacctaatttaatatataataaaatatataattatataattatatctaataaaataaataatatataattaaaataaataataaaaaatgaattcggttttcggttgattttcgagttgaaacccccACTCCAaaatcaaaccgaaaaccgtatttgaattcgaataattggtttaaaattcgattcgaaaatccaataaaaaattagaattcggtttattcgaattcagtCGGATATTCagtttagaccaaatattgaacactcTTAGTGATTAAATACAACAACGAGCTCTTTAATCAtatgttgatataattaaatgataaaattattaatacaacatatgattgagatgacacAAAATTTGGGCGCATGATGGttgacacatttatttttatacatatgtGACCTAGTAGgagattgttagaatttatGGGTCActgttataataaattattatgcaaatatcatatttaatgtaagacaaaataatgtgatctaatatgaaattaagtttaCGGTTTATGaatgtatttgtcatgaatataaagcgAGAATACCTTaagtgatatttttaattttatgaacggctaaattagaaatatttaaaccaaaataactgacatatttttattttgtaacggtaatggtccatTTGAGATAGGATCAGTTTCTTCTCTGTGTCCCTATCAACCGAGCGAAAGACATAATTGACGTActcattaatttcattaattggAAGACATTTGATTCTAATTCTAAGATGAGAAGATTAAATAATGAATCAGGTTGCttttaatttctcacaaatgaattaaaaaaagaaattcaaaacaaaaatatatcttGGGATAATTGAACCTAATgcataatatatcaaaaatcattaaactattaaatatttgaaaagatttAGATACATAATAGgtaataaaaaaagattgaattGAGTTTAAACCTATATtatcatctatatatatctcCATAGCCGTAATAGTTATATTAGTTGTCTAGTGATTTAAATATAGTAAATTCTCTTAGTAGATGGGTATATGGCCAAGAtggattaaatttcaaatcagaaaaggaaaaggaagggAAGAATACTTACAAATGATAATGAGCTTCCATCtatttgattttggttgtttTAGTTTTGGTCTTGTCCTGCAATTAAGTAGATATATGAAATTGTAAGTTAAGCGGGATcagctaatttttttttaggtcGTCTaggtttttaaatataagaaaaagaaagaaaaaaaactcacCCACAGAGTAGGCCATAGTCACAAAAGCAGACTGtctttttatcatttatatcgTATGCACAGCGTCCACCAAGGTCCGTAATACATTTGCTGCATTCCGTCTGATTCTGCCATTGCAGCACAAACCCATCCCTCAAAACACTCGAAAGCCATGTCGATTGATTACCGCCAGATTTGATCTTAGGCAAGCTCGCACCAGAAACAGGAACAACCGTATAATTGCAACTGTCGGGCGTTTTAGGTACCGCCGGTCCAAGTTGCGTGGAATTCCATACATACGCCCAACTTTCCTGCTTGTTGCATTTGAAACTCCCCGCAATTCCGTTGTCGTCGTCAACGGCGGTCTTGAGTTCATGGTTCAAGCAAGGTGTGAAGGGATACAAGTTGTGGTGTTCTGAGACTAGTAAAGTCGTCATTagtagagatgttgtttttgatgagacTAGCATGCTTCAGGGGTCTCCGTCTTTAACTCCCTCTGAGGGAAATCAACAGAAGTCAAGTATTGAGGTGAAGCTTGAGATTGGGTTGAAACCTACACCAGAGCAAATTTCAGAGCCTATTCCAGTTTCTATGGATGGTGCTAGCTCCTCAGAAGCACCTCCACAACATTCAATTGCTAAAAATATGCCTCGTAAAGAAATTAGATGCCCTTAGAGATATGCAAAGGCTGATTTAGTTGCGTATGCATTAAATGTGGCTGAAGAGATTGATTCAAAAGAAGAACCCGCGACGTATTCATAAGCGGTTACCTGTGAAAACTCTGGCATGTGGATGATTGCTATGCAGGAAGAGATGGAATCGCTTCACAAGAATGCTACATGGGATCTAGTGAAGCTACCAAAGAGCAAGAAGATTGTTCGCTGCAAATGGTTGTATAAGAGAAAGGAAGGTACGATGGGAGTTGAAGAAACCAGGTATAAAGCCAGACTTGTTGCAAAAGGATATAGTCAAACTCCATGTGTTGATTTTACTGAAGTATTTCTCCAGTTGTGAAGCACAGTTCTATTCGAGCTTTACTAGGTATTGTGCCATTCCACGATCTTGAGCTTGAACAGTtagatgtaaaaactgcattcttaCACAGAAAACTTGAGAAAGACATCTACATGCAGCAACCAGAGGGATTCGTAGCCTTAGGAAAGGAGGACTACGTATGTCAGCTGAAAAAGtctctttatggtttgaaacagtcaCCAAGACAGTGGTATAAGAGATTCGATACATTTATGACCACTCATGATTTCAGGAGGAGCAGTTACGATAGGTGTGTCTACTTTAAAGTATGTGATGGTGGGTCGTTCGTTTACCTGTTGTTGTATGTTGACGATATGTTAATTGTCGCTAAAGATTAAAGAGAGGTCAGAAAGGTGAAAGCACAGTTGAGTagcgagtttgagatgaaagatttaggtGCAGCAAAGAAGATGCTTGGAATGGAGATTCTTAGAGATCGACCGACTGGTAAATTGTACATAAGTCAAAAGGGTACATCGAAAAAGTTCTTAGTAAGTTTAACATGCAAAGTGCCAAGCCGATAAGTACTCCACTAGCTGCTCATTTTAGACTTTCGTCTTCTTTGTCACCACAGttagatagtgatgatgattatATGTCGCGAGTTCCATACTCTAGTGTCGTTGGCTACCTTATGTATGCTATGGTTTATTCACGACCTGACTTAGCAT
It encodes the following:
- the LOC124924173 gene encoding rust resistance kinase Lr10-like, whose protein sequence is MRCSLYSGRQKQAKVEVKRKAREFIKTYQSTVLRSYTYNDLNKMTDGFKEKLGKGGFGSVFKGTFRDGTPIAVKMLKNYVGDHDRSDFLNEITTISMIRHFNIIRLLGFSWDGSNQALVYEFMSNGSVGDLLGGSIGPIRPRKLLEIATGIAHGIEYLHIGCDVRILHLDIKPQNILLDHNFSPKIFDFGLAMTYSRNRSAITMPGGAKGTIGYIAPEIFMRNFGKPSDKSDVYSFGMLLLEMAGAKDRPIDLQQEEGSSSNDYFPNWVYEKLLIMENEKENIVELDEEEEEDMVIRKKIAMVGLWCIQINPRHRPSMTRVVEMLLANMEAIEMPPKPLSFFSSGQEPLEYEITSFQSEDSSLPLTSIEINQS